From the genome of Gavia stellata isolate bGavSte3 chromosome 3, bGavSte3.hap2, whole genome shotgun sequence, one region includes:
- the FOXQ1 gene encoding forkhead box protein Q1, translating into MKLEVFSQHYEDKLSAGSDQEGSGSLSPAPAESELGSDGDCAANSPGGGAGRPGHPPPPPPAPQPPPPPAESAKGKPYTRRPKPPYSYIALIAMAIRDSAGGRLTLAEINDYLMSRFPFFRGAYTGWRNSVRHNLSLNDCFVKVLRDPARPWGKDNYWMLNPSSEYTFADGVFRRRRKRLSRAAPPPQPARPAAAAPPPPPPPQEAAGAGAASPGGSPRCCCASSPCNCAPGPAAKEAAAGAGGAAAGSGGAKFSSSFAIESLLRRPAGPRAAPQQPPPAHARLLWPAPPVPPHLLPGPYPLLPYPPAAQPPPAAALYGGGLLQLCAYGLGEPPPLLLGGGRQALAHGEPPPAERSRAPLFPAALPKGGRGPPPGSPLYGSLRLAGPLQPAAGGSASFQPYAVETPLA; encoded by the coding sequence atgaAGCTGGAGGTGTTCTCGCAGCACTACGAGGACAAGCTGAGCGCCGGCAGCGACCAGGAAGGCAGCGGCTCCCTCTCCCCGGCGCCGGCTGAGAGCGAGCTGGGCTCGGACGGCGACTGCGCCGCCAACagcccgggcggcggggccgggcggccggggcaccccccgccgccgccccccgccccgcagccgccgccgccgccggccgagAGCGCCAAGGGGAAGCCCTACACGCGGCGGCCGAAGCCGCCCTACTCCTACATCGCCCTGATCGCCATGGCCATCCGCGACTCGGCCGGCGGCCGCCTGACCCTGGCCGAGATCAACGACTACCTGATGAGCCGCTTCCCCTTCTTCCGCGGCGCCTACACCGGCTGGCGCAACTCGGTGCGCCACAACCTCTCCCTCAACGACTGCTTCGTCAAGGTGCTGCGCGACCCCGCGCGGCCCTGGGGCAAGGACAACTACTGGATGCTCAACCCCAGCAGCGAGTACACCTTCGCCGACGGCGTCTTCCGCCGCCGCCGCAAGCGCCTcagccgcgccgccccgccgccgcagcccgcccgccccgccgccgccgccccgccgccgccgccgccgccgcaggaGGCGGCCGGAGCGGGCGCCGCGTCCCCCGGCGGTTCCCCGCGGTGCTGCTGCGCCTCCTCGCCCTGCAACTGcgcgccgggccccgccgccaaggaggcagcggcgggggccggcggggcggcggcgggcagcggcggcgccaAGTTCTCCAGCTCCTTCGCCATCGAGAGCCTCCTccggcggccggcggggccccgcgccgccccgcagcagccgccgccggcgCACGCCCGCCTCCTCTGGCCGGCGCCGCCCGTGCCCCCGCACCTGCTGCCCGGCCCCTACCCGCTGCTCCCCTACCCACCTgccgcgcagcccccgcccgccgccgccctctACGGAGGcggcctcctgcagctctgcgcCTACGGGCTGGGcgagccgccgccgctgctgctggggggcGGGCGGCAGGCGCTGGCCCACGGCGAGCCGCCGCCGGCGGAGCGGTCGCGGGCGCCGCTCttccccgccgccctccccaagggcgggcgggggccgccgccCGGCTCCCCGCTCTACGGGTCCCTCCGGCTGGCCGGGCCGCTgcagccggcggcggggggctcgGCCTCGTTCCAGCCGTACGCCGTGGAGACCCCCCTGGCTTAA